Proteins from a single region of bacterium:
- a CDS encoding DUF222 domain-containing protein, which produces MRASRHGRALPRRNGVRPHLTLTTTLEGLKNELGAPAADLELSLPISTRTVERLACDAAISRVLLAGSVV; this is translated from the coding sequence GTGCGTGCGTCACGCCATGGACGAGCGCTGCCGCGGCGCAACGGGGTCCGGCCGCACCTCACCCTGACGACCACGCTGGAGGGGCTGAAAAACGAGCTCGGCGCCCCCGCGGCCGACCTCGAGCTCTCGCTGCCGATCTCCACCCGGACGGTGGAGCGCCTGGCCTGCGACGCCGCCATCTCCCGCGTCCTGCTCGCCGGCTCGGTGGTG